Genomic DNA from Chitinivibrionia bacterium:
CTTGCCGAATTTTTTATCGCTTTTCCTATTTTGGGCAAGAAAACAAATAAAAACGCGAAAACAAAAAATGTGAAAATTGCGGCGTTTGTCGCTTTTTTGGGAATAGAATCCGCAAAACGCAGGCTTTTCAGAACAACTTGCAAAGAAGTGTCTGCGTCGTGTGGCGAATAATTGGCAATAATTAAGTGGGTAAAATTATTCCAGTCGGTTTCGGGAATACTGTCTCCGCGTGTGATAAAATGAGAAAGCCACCAAATGGGCGTTGCGAAATCATTTTCGTTCAATCTGAAACGATAATGAGAACGGTCGTCCTGAACACGGACATTTACCGAAAACGGGCGGTGCATTTCGGGGTGCGCCAAATCCGAGAAGCCCGGTATGTAAAAATACATCGAAACTGTAATGTCATTAGAAAATTTGGGGTCTATTTCTATGTCGATATACTCAAAATTGCTGAGTTCGATATGCCGCCTGAGATTGCCTGCGTGAAAAATTAAAATGCTCGAAGGATATTCTCCGCCTCTCTGATAATTATAGCGAAAGTGCAAATTTTGCGCTCTCGGGTCAATCGGCATTGTAGCAAATCCTCTTTGCAAAGGAACGTTTGAGACTACCTCAAATTCAAAAAACGTTTGATTTTCGGGATAAAGTTCAAGCGGACGATTGTATGTCGTCCCAAAGAAAATTACACCCGAAATTAAGGCGAGCAAAATTGCAAAAACTAAATATTTGCGATTATATTGCATTACTTATTTCCCTCGTAAAGTCCGTCAAACAGCGATTTTTCGAGTGGTAAAGCGAGTTTTTGCGCCGTGCCTATTTTTTTGTTTTTGCGCCCGAAATTTGCGCTTTCCCAAACAAAGTTCTCGTCGAATTGTTTTTCGAGAGTTTTAACTATTTCGGGGACTATCGGCTTTATCGTCGTTCCCAGAACGGCAATTAAGTTTGCGCAGGTTGCCATAACCGTTTTTGC
This window encodes:
- a CDS encoding AraC family transcriptional regulator, which codes for MQYNRKYLVFAILLALISGVIFFGTTYNRPLELYPENQTFFEFEVVSNVPLQRGFATMPIDPRAQNLHFRYNYQRGGEYPSSILIFHAGNLRRHIELSNFEYIDIEIDPKFSNDITVSMYFYIPGFSDLAHPEMHRPFSVNVRVQDDRSHYRFRLNENDFATPIWWLSHFITRGDSIPETDWNNFTHLIIANYSPHDADTSLQVVLKSLRFADSIPKKATNAAIFTFFVFAFLFVFLPKIGKAIKNSASNNIKGQSASPISATGKPSKYTEDTAQILFEYIDKNISNPLLSLELINKEAGISSFVVNEILKDKKDMQYKNYLDNLRINEAKRMLTETEHQISVIAEQVGYCYSNSFSRIFGKYCGMTPNEYRKKFGK